Proteins encoded by one window of Manduca sexta isolate Smith_Timp_Sample1 chromosome 12, JHU_Msex_v1.0, whole genome shotgun sequence:
- the LOC115451969 gene encoding protein I'm not dead yet — MAKKEEPFLTTSEKFKMFLSAHWRGLLCLVAPLLFLGIVTPFPGKHYQWCAYTLLVMAVFWVAECIPLAVTAFLPVVVFPLTGVASTSTACKAYINDSVLMFLGSIMLAYAVEQSGLHKRLAYAAIRMIGYSHFKLLFAMCAVTTFVSMWITNTAATTMMVPIIFALLKVFEDQGILVIYEKGPDGEKFASDMTTCYFCAATYSATIGGIGTLVGTATNLVFKGLFMSAYPEAPEYLSFPKFSAFAVPYIIVLEAFTFFYLAMVYFGFMRPGSEAAKSAFITDKAKAAAKKAIDDDWKRLGSMTFWEMMVIILFGGAMVAFFCRSPQMFDGWGDVIAEHFDLDHKFIRDSALAMLVCFVMFLLPSSLVIFKNCNAKYYEDLPKKSVQSVLDWKVLNASMPYSYMFLLGGGFALSSAAKTSGLNAKLGEYLQVLASLPNMVVMLLVIVFVIFVTNFASNVAVCNVFSPISMQLAKEINQNPLWYCMASGITASYCFMLPVGTPGNLIVQSAANIPTGKMMVAGAGPTVTTIIVTWFAMMWWAPIVWPDLHLMPEWTQHEGKSA, encoded by the exons AT GGCCAAGAAAGAAGAACCATTCCTGACCACGTCCGAAAAGTTCAAAATGTTTCTATCGGCGCATTGGCGTGGACTGCTGTGCCTCGTAGCTCCTCTGTTATTCTTAGGCATTGTGACTCCATTTCCGGGGAAG CATTACCAATGGTGCGCGTACACTTTACTCGTGATGGCCGTCTTCTGGGTGGCCGAGTGCATTCCTTTGGCGGTGACTGCGTTCTTGCCCGTCGTTGTGTTCCCTCTGACGGGCGTCGCGAGTACGTCTACTGCTTGCAAGGCGTATATCAAT GACTCTGTGCTGATGTTCCTCGGCAGTATCATGCTGGCGTATGCCGTGGAGCAGTCTGGACTGCACAAGCGTCTCGCATACGCTGCCATACGGATGATTGGTTACTCCCATTTCAA ATTGTTGTTTGCGATGTGCGCCGTCACCACTTTTGTGTCGATGTGGATCACGAACACCGCCGCCACGACGATGATGGTGCCGATCATATTTGCCCTGTTGAAAGTGTTCGAAGac CAAGGGATCTTGGTAATTTACGAAAAGGGTCCGGATGGTGAAAAGTTTGCGAGCGACATGACCACTTGTTACTTCTGCGCCGCGACCTACTCTGCTACCATAG gaGGCATTGGGACTTTAGTTGGGACGGCTACCAATCTCGTGTTCAAGGGATTGTTTATGag CGCATACCCCGAGGCGCCCGAGTATCTCTCGTTCCCCAAGTTCTCTGCGTTCGCGGTGCCGTACATAATCGTGCTTGAAGCGTTTACCTTCTTCTATTTGGCTATGGTTTATTTTGGATTCATGAG GCCCGGCAGTGAAGCAGCGAAGTCCGCTTTTATTACGGATAAGGCCAAAGCTGCAGCCAAGAAGGCGATCGACGATGACTGGAAAAGATTGGGGAGTATGACATTCTGGGAGATG ATGGTGATCATATTGTTTGGAGGCGCGATGGTCGCGTTCTTCTGTCGTTCGCCGCAAATGTTCGACGGCTGGGGCGATGTCATTGCAGAACACTTTGATTTGGATCACAAGTT CATTCGAGATTCAGCGCTGGCCATGTTGGTTTGTTTCGTGATGTTCCTTCTGCCTTCGTCGTTGGTAATATTCAAGAACTGTAATGCGAAAT ATTACGAGGACCTGCCCAAGAAGTCTGTGCAATCTGTGTTGGATTGGAAAGTGTTAAACGCGAGTATGCCATACTCTTACATGTTTCTCTTAG GCGGCGGCTTCGCGTTGTCCTCCGCGGCGAAGACGTCCGGCCTGAACGCGAAGCTAGGGGAGTACCTGCAGGTCCTGGCGTCGCTGCCTAATATGGTGGTGATGCTGTTGGTGATAGTGTTCGTCATATTTGTGACCAACTTTGCGTCCAACGTGGCCGTATGCAACGTCTTTTCGCCAATATCTATGCAGTTG GCGAAGGAAATCAACCAGAATCCGTTGTGGTATTGTATGGCGTCGGGGATCACCGCATCCTACTGCTTCATGCTGCCGGTGGGGACGCCCGGAAACCTCATCGTGCAGAGCGCCGCCAATATTCCCACAGGAAAGATG ATGGTCGCTGGTGCGGGGCCCACGGTGACCACCATCATAGTGACGTGGTTCGCCATGATGTGGTGGGCGCCCATAGTGTGGCCAGATCTGCACTTGATGCCCGAATGGACGCAGCATGAGGGCAAGAGTGCTTAG